In Thermoanaerobaculia bacterium, a single genomic region encodes these proteins:
- a CDS encoding acetyl-CoA carboxylase biotin carboxylase subunit (an AccC homodimer forms the biotin carboxylase subunit of the acetyl CoA carboxylase, an enzyme that catalyzes the formation of malonyl-CoA, which in turn controls the rate of fatty acid metabolism), protein VRGKDRAEAIARGRRALDFFVIEGVKTTIPLHRRILEEKDFQEGRLSTHFMDRFAVSSRK, encoded by the coding sequence GTCCGCGGAAAGGACCGCGCCGAGGCGATCGCGCGCGGCCGCCGCGCCCTCGACTTCTTCGTGATCGAGGGGGTGAAGACGACGATCCCGCTCCACCGGCGGATCCTGGAGGAGAAGGATTTCCAGGAGGGCCGTCTCTCGACCCATTTCATGGACCGGTTCGCCGTCTCCTCCCGGAA